From a region of the Labrenzia sp. CE80 genome:
- a CDS encoding calcium-binding protein: MAITLTEFADDFDASVVDDPDTIYALAGNDTIDLTSSDEMTVWASDGDDSVDASGNGKDMVIGGGEGADTVELGSGDNTVYGAAGEDSIVLAAGSNGDNTIYTGSDDDDVEITSSNGDNTIGLADGDDSIVVVTGATGDMTVYAAAGNDTVTFGVSSGDNLLYGGAGDDTITAGSGDDTVYGGADDDTVIASANGDNVIYGGEGDDTVLGGSGDEVIGGGDGSDTLNATTGDDTIYGGAGDDTITSTGGSNVVYGGSDDDSISLTGSVGAQSIDAGDGDNDVSLTMADGTGEAVAVSVSAGSDDDTLTLNFGAFANDTVTATFETGAGEDEITYDSAAGSALVTSSIDTGADDDVVTLDVVTGDTSKITVDAGEGDDTIDLSTTTNLGGNVTMTGGTGEDVFVFDDALAYANNFSITDFDVANDVIDAGGALSTSDASQVGSDVHVSVGTGPVSIILEGLTLADLTDDNFA; the protein is encoded by the coding sequence ATGGCAATCACGCTCACAGAATTTGCTGACGATTTTGACGCAAGCGTCGTTGACGACCCTGATACCATTTATGCTCTGGCGGGTAACGATACCATTGACCTAACGTCCTCGGACGAAATGACCGTTTGGGCTTCCGATGGTGATGACTCGGTTGATGCGTCTGGCAACGGTAAAGACATGGTCATCGGCGGCGGCGAAGGCGCCGACACTGTCGAGCTAGGCTCTGGCGACAACACTGTTTACGGGGCAGCTGGCGAAGATTCAATCGTTCTTGCAGCCGGCTCCAATGGCGACAATACCATTTACACTGGCTCCGATGATGACGATGTCGAAATCACATCTTCAAACGGCGATAACACAATCGGCCTTGCAGACGGCGATGACTCGATCGTAGTTGTTACTGGTGCAACCGGAGACATGACCGTCTACGCAGCAGCCGGTAACGACACCGTTACGTTTGGCGTTTCCTCAGGCGACAACCTGCTCTACGGTGGTGCTGGTGACGACACCATTACTGCTGGTTCTGGAGATGACACCGTCTATGGCGGCGCTGATGATGACACCGTTATTGCAAGTGCAAACGGCGACAACGTTATCTACGGCGGAGAAGGTGATGACACCGTCCTCGGCGGAAGTGGCGATGAAGTAATCGGCGGCGGTGACGGTAGCGATACCCTTAATGCAACAACCGGTGATGACACAATCTACGGCGGCGCTGGTGACGACACCATCACATCGACAGGTGGAAGTAACGTTGTCTATGGCGGCTCTGATGATGACAGCATCAGCCTCACGGGCAGCGTTGGAGCTCAATCCATTGATGCTGGAGACGGCGATAATGACGTGTCCTTGACCATGGCCGATGGCACTGGTGAGGCAGTTGCAGTTTCCGTCAGCGCCGGATCCGACGACGATACCCTCACCTTGAACTTTGGTGCATTTGCCAATGATACAGTCACAGCAACCTTTGAAACCGGTGCGGGTGAAGACGAAATCACATACGACTCGGCAGCCGGTTCTGCCCTTGTGACATCTTCAATTGATACTGGCGCGGATGATGACGTTGTCACGCTTGACGTCGTAACCGGTGACACTTCCAAGATCACCGTCGATGCAGGCGAAGGCGATGACACTATCGACCTGTCAACCACCACAAACCTTGGTGGCAATGTGACGATGACAGGCGGCACAGGCGAAGATGTTTTCGTCTTCGACGACGCTCTTGCCTACGCAAACAACTTCTCAATCACTGATTTTGATGTCGCTAACGACGTAATCGATGCAGGCGGCGCTTTGAGCACCAGTGATGCATCACAGGTTGGGTCGGACGTTCATGTATCAGTTGGCACTGGTCCAGTTTCCATCATTCTGGAAGGCCTTACATTGGCCGACCTGACTGATGACAACTTCGCGTAA
- a CDS encoding sulfotransferase family 2 domain-containing protein — protein MVNGSKVKNMIDAKKIFSKKPQLRTIPGITCRNLPLNYFSIPKSACTTVKNILYTLDSGASYTDPLAIHEDGDALLWSKSSDRELYIERLKKSEITFTFSRNPMSRVYSCFVEKIHFDGVYSFPRYRDFLVQNYGYRVDANNDISFYRENFNAFLLLVRDTLKVDRPFRWDPHWAPQSLLVDEFEKYVGIDFIGKVENFQIDMKTVLQKAGIDADVDLSVRYNESPPPPFKLNDFLDERLERTIRSIYIEDYDRFDY, from the coding sequence ATGGTGAATGGTTCTAAGGTCAAGAATATGATCGACGCTAAAAAAATATTTTCGAAAAAGCCGCAACTGAGGACCATTCCCGGTATAACTTGCAGAAATTTACCTCTTAACTACTTCTCTATTCCTAAGAGTGCTTGTACAACCGTTAAGAATATACTTTATACACTAGATTCCGGCGCTTCTTACACTGATCCCTTGGCTATTCATGAGGACGGAGATGCGCTTCTGTGGTCAAAATCTAGTGACCGAGAGCTCTATATTGAGCGTTTAAAGAAATCTGAGATTACTTTCACCTTTTCTCGAAACCCGATGTCCCGAGTATATTCGTGTTTTGTCGAGAAGATTCACTTTGATGGTGTCTACTCTTTTCCTAGATACAGGGATTTTCTCGTTCAGAACTATGGATACAGGGTCGACGCCAACAATGACATCAGCTTCTATCGTGAGAACTTCAATGCGTTTTTGTTGCTGGTGCGCGATACCCTCAAAGTTGACCGGCCTTTTCGCTGGGATCCTCACTGGGCTCCTCAATCGTTGCTGGTTGACGAATTCGAAAAGTATGTTGGGATTGACTTCATCGGGAAGGTCGAGAACTTTCAAATTGACATGAAGACGGTTCTACAAAAGGCGGGGATCGACGCGGATGTGGACCTAAGCGTTCGATACAACGAATCCCCGCCGCCGCCGTTCAAACTAAATGATTTTCTAGATGAGAGACTGGAAAGAACAATCAGGTCAATTTACATTGAGGACTATGATAGATTTGATTATTGA
- a CDS encoding beta-1,6-N-acetylglucosaminyltransferase → MTFTTFILLAHERSEDVAELITALIESDPDCHVVVHYDAKSSDAEYQKLRDLYQACSRISFVEKRVACGWGEFGLVEATVRALRLIRDKKTAPGHVYLLSGSCMPVRPLAELRQFLSEHPTTEFIESESKEWMTGGLRDERHWFWFPFGFKRHPFLFHQLTELQKKLRVRRRFPAGLQPRFGSQWWCLTWETCEKIVNWIDDNPRGYRFFRTVWIPDECFFQTLVWKFARKSVTSRPLTFYRFNTFGKPLVFHEGHQPFLTGLPYFFARKISHQARGLRDRLKSIAAGPAGALPAVAAPAPDHLSYKNLVASSQARVKSGQLFHPSLGQKPWPGNLANYPGSFAVLFGPPVLTRLAGDLLRKHPGITVLGRLLQPGEVDFGEGIETMGALRRDDAAIRDLDPALYLTRVFARTSSFPVFELAPTDAPELLPQLSKLANAILLPVRPASNSVASSSLFWLLSLLDQEKAACYALAALGETPAQQERQKILQMLIEDAFPGKLIASMNTLLFQEKPMRDARLIAPLCDYSTSDTKASLLEFRHGSPARALGCALTALDQDLVDRSPSEITNFLEPYWQRHFEPLWRLAQSTSREVQETLNADS, encoded by the coding sequence ATGACGTTCACCACATTTATTCTGCTCGCCCACGAGCGATCGGAAGATGTCGCGGAGCTCATCACTGCTCTTATAGAAAGCGATCCGGATTGTCATGTGGTCGTTCATTATGATGCCAAGTCTTCCGACGCTGAATATCAAAAATTGCGGGATTTGTATCAAGCCTGCAGCAGGATTTCATTTGTCGAAAAGCGGGTCGCTTGCGGCTGGGGGGAGTTCGGGCTGGTCGAAGCGACTGTGCGTGCACTCAGGCTGATTCGAGATAAAAAAACCGCCCCTGGCCATGTCTACCTTCTCAGTGGTTCGTGCATGCCTGTTCGGCCTCTCGCCGAGCTGCGCCAATTCCTTTCCGAGCATCCAACGACCGAATTCATCGAGAGCGAGAGCAAGGAGTGGATGACAGGTGGGCTGCGCGACGAGCGACATTGGTTCTGGTTTCCCTTCGGCTTCAAGCGGCATCCCTTTCTGTTTCATCAGCTGACCGAGTTGCAGAAAAAACTGAGGGTGAGGCGCCGGTTTCCGGCCGGGTTGCAACCTCGGTTCGGGTCGCAGTGGTGGTGCCTGACCTGGGAGACCTGCGAGAAAATTGTGAACTGGATTGACGACAATCCGCGCGGTTACAGGTTTTTCAGAACGGTCTGGATTCCCGACGAGTGCTTCTTTCAAACGCTGGTCTGGAAATTTGCCCGAAAATCGGTGACGAGCCGGCCTTTGACCTTCTACCGCTTCAATACATTCGGAAAGCCGCTGGTCTTTCACGAGGGTCACCAGCCATTTCTGACCGGTCTGCCCTATTTCTTTGCCCGAAAAATAAGCCATCAGGCGCGGGGCTTGAGAGATCGGCTGAAATCGATCGCCGCTGGGCCCGCCGGCGCATTGCCTGCTGTCGCGGCGCCGGCGCCCGATCATCTTTCCTACAAGAACCTCGTTGCGTCCTCGCAGGCGCGCGTCAAGTCCGGTCAGCTGTTTCACCCAAGTCTGGGGCAGAAGCCATGGCCAGGAAATCTGGCGAATTATCCCGGGAGCTTTGCTGTGCTCTTCGGGCCGCCCGTGCTTACGCGTCTGGCAGGCGATTTACTCCGCAAACACCCGGGGATAACCGTGCTGGGCAGGCTCTTGCAGCCAGGTGAAGTGGATTTCGGTGAGGGCATCGAAACGATGGGTGCTCTTCGTCGTGATGATGCGGCAATCCGCGACCTGGATCCGGCGCTTTATCTTACGCGTGTGTTTGCGCGGACGTCGTCTTTTCCGGTCTTCGAACTCGCTCCGACCGATGCTCCGGAACTGCTCCCCCAGCTAAGCAAACTGGCGAATGCCATTCTTCTTCCGGTGCGGCCAGCGTCCAACTCAGTGGCGTCTTCCTCATTGTTCTGGCTTTTGAGTTTGCTTGATCAAGAAAAAGCGGCTTGCTACGCATTGGCCGCACTTGGAGAAACGCCGGCCCAGCAAGAACGCCAAAAGATCCTGCAAATGCTGATTGAGGATGCTTTTCCCGGCAAGCTTATAGCTTCGATGAATACGTTGCTCTTCCAGGAAAAGCCAATGCGGGACGCAAGGTTGATAGCTCCTTTATGTGATTACTCGACCAGTGACACGAAGGCTTCTCTGCTTGAGTTTCGCCATGGTTCACCCGCGCGTGCTCTGGGATGTGCCTTGACGGCTCTAGATCAGGACCTTGTCGACAGATCTCCGAGCGAAATTACCAACTTTCTGGAGCCCTACTGGCAGAGGCACTTTGAGCCCTTGTGGCGACTTGCTCAATCGACAAGCCGGGAGGTGCAAGAGACGCTAAATGCAGATTCTTAA
- a CDS encoding methyltransferase domain-containing protein — protein sequence MTELPTYYTNINQTLLESIPTQAPRVLEIGCGAGPLGGYYRSKVNPDCEYWGVEYVPEAAEQAKKVLSRVITGSIEDEAIYRQLPEDYFDVLIFGDVLEHLREPWDVLKRLAKHMRPGGQCIACIPNSQHWSFFVNYLDGKWEYQDSGLMDRTHLRFFTRKSMVSLFDENGWKVVGQQPRIFPNKSAAPVVSEIFRARDHLGLKEPVDEREFHALQWVFTANVTKSAQEAKVLPQTEIKLNICAFTEHFMDVRVRLPARDLAKIEGVEVISSVKQINIGELRTFPGPKVVVVQRPRITDIKMWFGLLDQMKKNDCVLVYELDDHPDLLRPLEGVDRKLLAQSAPATQTSTEKLASFFRTVNPETMWFGNCCHDLPIFRTAFFEGKPIVFYGALNREAYSPEIARRINPVLEKHDAGCLVVADKAFFEVLSISNKSFHQALDYKNYLKAMRSCQIMLNPLEGQPGEEYKSDVKFVEASSQGLATIASPLVYGETITDGENGIIAQHLDEWPERLDQLLSSAQERRRIANNAWNYIRSERLFAEQAPSRIQWYLELWHRRRELWAEAEKRAKDLQD from the coding sequence ATGACCGAGCTGCCCACCTACTACACCAACATCAATCAGACACTTCTTGAGTCCATTCCAACTCAGGCTCCAAGAGTCCTGGAAATCGGATGCGGTGCTGGTCCCTTGGGCGGGTACTATCGCAGCAAGGTCAATCCAGACTGCGAATACTGGGGTGTCGAATACGTCCCGGAAGCCGCCGAACAGGCGAAAAAGGTCCTCAGCAGAGTTATTACCGGGTCGATCGAGGACGAGGCAATCTACAGGCAGCTGCCAGAAGATTACTTCGATGTCCTGATCTTCGGCGATGTTCTCGAGCACCTGAGAGAACCTTGGGATGTTCTAAAGAGGCTGGCAAAACACATGAGACCTGGCGGCCAGTGTATTGCCTGCATCCCCAATTCACAGCACTGGTCGTTTTTCGTCAATTATCTCGACGGCAAATGGGAGTATCAAGACAGCGGCCTGATGGATCGCACCCATCTGCGTTTCTTTACCCGCAAGTCCATGGTGTCACTGTTCGATGAAAACGGCTGGAAGGTCGTTGGCCAACAGCCGCGCATTTTTCCAAACAAATCGGCCGCGCCGGTCGTGAGTGAGATTTTCCGGGCGCGCGACCATCTTGGCTTGAAGGAACCGGTCGATGAAAGAGAATTTCACGCGCTTCAATGGGTGTTCACGGCGAATGTGACAAAGAGCGCGCAAGAGGCGAAAGTTCTGCCTCAGACCGAGATCAAGCTCAACATCTGCGCCTTTACCGAACACTTCATGGACGTTCGCGTACGCCTGCCAGCGCGGGACCTCGCCAAAATCGAGGGCGTGGAGGTCATTTCCAGCGTCAAACAAATCAATATCGGTGAATTGAGAACGTTCCCGGGGCCTAAAGTTGTTGTCGTTCAAAGGCCGCGGATCACTGACATAAAAATGTGGTTTGGCCTCCTCGATCAAATGAAGAAGAACGATTGTGTTCTGGTTTACGAACTAGACGATCACCCCGACTTGCTGCGTCCACTGGAAGGCGTTGACCGCAAGCTTCTGGCCCAGTCGGCGCCGGCGACACAGACGTCAACCGAAAAGCTTGCATCCTTCTTTCGAACAGTGAATCCAGAGACAATGTGGTTTGGGAACTGTTGTCACGATCTCCCTATCTTCCGCACGGCGTTCTTTGAAGGGAAGCCTATCGTATTTTATGGCGCCTTGAACCGGGAGGCCTATTCGCCGGAAATTGCGAGAAGGATCAACCCCGTACTCGAGAAGCATGACGCAGGCTGTCTGGTTGTCGCGGACAAGGCCTTTTTCGAAGTCTTGTCTATTTCCAACAAATCCTTCCACCAAGCCCTTGACTATAAAAACTATCTGAAGGCGATGCGGAGTTGCCAGATTATGCTCAATCCCCTGGAGGGGCAGCCGGGTGAAGAATACAAGAGCGACGTAAAGTTCGTGGAAGCGTCCTCACAAGGACTGGCGACCATCGCCTCGCCGCTCGTCTATGGCGAAACAATCACAGATGGTGAAAACGGCATAATCGCACAACATCTAGATGAATGGCCCGAACGACTGGATCAACTGCTGTCTTCAGCACAGGAGCGTCGACGCATTGCCAACAATGCCTGGAATTACATTCGTTCAGAGCGTTTGTTTGCGGAGCAAGCCCCATCGCGAATCCAATGGTACCTGGAACTTTGGCATCGCCGCCGCGAGCTGTGGGCGGAAGCCGAGAAACGCGCTAAGGACCTACAAGACTGA
- a CDS encoding glycosyltransferase family 2 protein, with translation MQILKDIGSAAERYKNGLTARGQLQSVYNRTKAIRDSDVLLVCCLRNERHRVSYFYEYYRSLGVDHFLFVDNGSSDGFQEWAHQHADVSVWKTEASYKNSNFGVEWCNYLLSRYGTGHLCLTVDPDEFLVYPHCETRSLAALGEHLKDSRKQSLSVLMLDMYSEGALEGANLEDGMNPFEVCRYFDRDGYVQRKNHLQGVFVQGGPRMRIHNREKPEISPALNKVPLVWWQRHFRYVSSTHNMEPLLLNRPNAKGSISLTGCLLHFKFVAALREKILEEKSRKQHYQAGREYEKYDENKGLTFFDLGISVEYQSPQQLVSLGLMTHGEWF, from the coding sequence ATGCAGATTCTTAAAGACATCGGGTCGGCGGCGGAGCGCTACAAGAACGGGCTCACGGCAAGAGGGCAGCTTCAGTCTGTTTACAATCGCACGAAGGCAATCCGGGACTCCGATGTCCTCCTAGTCTGCTGTTTGCGCAACGAGCGGCACCGAGTGAGCTATTTTTACGAATACTATCGCTCGCTTGGTGTCGACCATTTTCTCTTCGTTGACAACGGTTCGAGCGATGGGTTTCAGGAATGGGCACACCAGCACGCTGATGTCTCGGTTTGGAAGACGGAAGCTAGCTATAAGAACTCGAATTTCGGTGTGGAGTGGTGCAACTACCTCCTCAGCCGTTATGGCACAGGCCACTTGTGTCTTACTGTCGATCCTGATGAGTTTCTGGTTTACCCTCATTGCGAGACGCGGTCGCTTGCCGCGTTGGGAGAGCATTTGAAGGACAGCCGTAAGCAAAGCCTGTCGGTTCTCATGCTGGATATGTACAGCGAGGGGGCGCTTGAGGGCGCAAACCTTGAAGACGGTATGAACCCATTCGAGGTTTGTCGTTACTTCGACAGAGATGGTTACGTTCAGAGAAAAAATCACTTGCAAGGTGTGTTTGTTCAAGGTGGCCCACGGATGCGGATTCACAACCGTGAAAAGCCTGAAATCTCACCCGCCTTGAACAAGGTACCGCTTGTGTGGTGGCAGCGGCACTTTCGTTATGTCAGTTCGACACACAATATGGAGCCGCTTTTATTAAATCGGCCCAATGCTAAAGGTAGCATCTCGCTCACCGGTTGCTTGTTGCATTTTAAGTTTGTGGCGGCGCTAAGGGAGAAAATACTGGAGGAAAAGTCTCGGAAGCAGCACTATCAAGCTGGGCGTGAATATGAAAAATACGACGAAAACAAAGGTCTTACCTTTTTCGATTTAGGTATCAGTGTTGAGTATCAATCGCCTCAGCAGCTCGTGAGTCTCGGATTAATGACGCATGGTGAATGGTTCTAA
- a CDS encoding HlyD family type I secretion periplasmic adaptor subunit, translating to MSSPAVTPPAKVEKPKDAQAQPAIAAPIGETYHDWYDKVLPSARRAYRQLALFCVFFLGGFGAWAFMAPIGGATLVDGQIIADGYNLKVNHRHGGALKTILVREGDHVEVGQILAEIDASESEANLEIHKLRKSTAEIRLARYRAEKADQAELTLPAALQEAVEQSAVLQSVFDSQKNELAARVAETRSAKQIYDSRIETAQNSLEDLSKVREARLKRIEDLKTEIEISDGLLDKGYTTRNRNYDLKRQLSVDEEQLETLMIQIDERRSQLAQTKEDKLRWVAQRTAGIASEIVALNGSRAEAYERILYLSDVVDKATVRAPESGHIIRAHVNTIGSSVAPGDPIFEILPESTSPVIEAKVGSRDIEAIKVGQKLDIKVPSQDRNRSLMLLKGEVTYISYDAIPVGTPPTPLYVVRGKLDPESLEDYGAIKTGTNVMVFFLTEPKNFIHYIVDPYLGIQDKAFTH from the coding sequence ATGTCCAGTCCCGCAGTTACTCCACCTGCCAAGGTCGAGAAACCTAAAGATGCTCAGGCTCAACCGGCAATCGCCGCGCCAATTGGCGAAACATATCACGATTGGTATGACAAGGTTCTCCCCTCCGCCCGGCGCGCTTACCGGCAGTTGGCCTTATTTTGCGTCTTTTTCCTCGGCGGCTTCGGCGCCTGGGCATTCATGGCGCCGATTGGCGGCGCGACTCTCGTGGACGGCCAGATCATCGCCGACGGCTATAACCTGAAGGTCAACCATCGACATGGCGGCGCTCTAAAAACCATCCTCGTCCGGGAAGGCGACCATGTCGAAGTCGGTCAAATCCTCGCTGAAATCGACGCGAGCGAATCAGAGGCCAATCTGGAAATTCATAAGCTGCGCAAATCGACTGCGGAGATCCGCCTTGCTCGCTATCGCGCCGAAAAAGCTGATCAAGCGGAACTGACCCTGCCGGCCGCTCTGCAGGAAGCCGTAGAACAGAGTGCTGTTCTTCAATCCGTTTTCGACAGCCAGAAAAACGAACTCGCCGCACGCGTGGCGGAAACACGCTCCGCGAAGCAAATCTACGATTCACGCATTGAGACAGCTCAGAACTCCTTGGAAGATCTGAGTAAAGTGCGCGAAGCGCGACTGAAGCGTATAGAGGATCTGAAAACCGAGATCGAGATATCAGATGGACTTCTGGACAAAGGCTACACGACCAGAAACAGGAACTACGATCTGAAGCGGCAGCTTTCCGTCGACGAAGAACAGCTGGAAACTCTGATGATCCAGATCGATGAACGACGGAGCCAACTTGCGCAAACGAAAGAAGACAAGCTCCGCTGGGTCGCGCAGAGAACAGCTGGCATTGCCAGCGAAATTGTCGCACTGAACGGCTCCCGCGCAGAGGCATATGAGAGAATCCTCTATTTGAGCGATGTCGTGGACAAGGCAACGGTACGGGCACCAGAAAGTGGTCACATCATTCGTGCGCATGTCAACACGATTGGTTCAAGCGTCGCGCCCGGCGATCCGATCTTTGAGATCCTGCCGGAGTCCACATCACCGGTCATCGAGGCGAAGGTCGGCAGCCGGGACATCGAGGCAATCAAAGTCGGACAGAAGCTGGACATCAAAGTTCCCTCCCAGGACCGAAACCGGTCGCTGATGCTCTTGAAGGGCGAAGTCACCTATATTTCCTATGATGCCATTCCCGTGGGAACGCCGCCAACACCGCTTTATGTGGTTCGAGGCAAACTAGACCCCGAAAGCTTGGAAGACTATGGCGCTATCAAAACAGGCACCAACGTTATGGTCTTTTTCCTGACCGAGCCCAAGAACTTCATACACTACATTGTCGACCCCTACCTCGGCATCCAGGACAAAGCATTTACTCACTGA
- a CDS encoding ATP-binding cassette domain-containing protein: MTEIQRIVLVTIFTAVLITIVTSILVMTQAVYMIQIMMNVLPSRNLDTLIALSIVVALAYVANVVLDYLRSRIVDAAVLRIEARVNHRVVSDYLTGSDAEAMNIATLKDITFFRQVALSRVANSVFEVVLVPFILAVLFMVSVTLGLVFLTGLAVYVAIVIVQEVATRSARPVLGEIGGQANQYLNREISRSHSAPGTQLHGAFARRYLDASRRLMDALVPSRRVEGIFGAFKMFSRLVLQSLILGFGAYLAINERIDIGIVIGLSILSARALSPIDGLVGGWSSLLEAKAAVSRLGESLKKRNSAKPKLSLPRPSGKLTVEGICYEPETAAQPILNQISFTVEPGETLAIIGATTAGKSTLLKILSGELAPTDGTIRLDGNEMRNWSRAELELYTGYMPQEATLVDGSVAETIARFDPNMDPKVVVQAAASAAMHEIILGYPEGYNTRIGPQGLPLAAGHRQLIALARALYRRPAVLFLDEPNANLDGEGDRRLSAVLAEQKKRGTTVVLVTQRPSILELADRVLVLNKGEIQTIGAPGEVVNLKNRRIQSA; encoded by the coding sequence ATGACCGAAATTCAACGCATCGTTCTGGTCACCATCTTTACAGCCGTGCTGATAACAATCGTCACCAGCATCCTGGTCATGACCCAGGCAGTCTACATGATCCAGATCATGATGAACGTCCTGCCCTCCCGCAATCTGGACACGCTCATCGCCCTGTCGATCGTGGTCGCGCTCGCCTATGTCGCCAATGTTGTGCTTGATTATCTGCGCTCTCGCATCGTCGATGCGGCTGTCCTGCGAATTGAAGCAAGGGTCAATCACCGCGTCGTCTCCGACTATCTGACCGGAAGTGATGCCGAGGCCATGAACATCGCGACGCTGAAGGATATCACCTTCTTTCGGCAGGTCGCCCTGTCACGCGTCGCCAACAGCGTCTTTGAAGTTGTGCTGGTCCCCTTCATTCTCGCCGTGCTCTTCATGGTGAGCGTTACCCTTGGCCTCGTGTTCCTGACCGGCCTGGCCGTGTATGTGGCCATCGTGATCGTGCAGGAAGTCGCCACCCGCTCAGCAAGGCCAGTGCTTGGGGAAATCGGAGGCCAGGCCAACCAGTATCTGAACCGGGAAATTTCCCGCTCCCATTCCGCGCCCGGCACTCAGCTCCATGGGGCATTCGCGCGCCGCTATCTTGACGCCAGCCGTCGCCTGATGGACGCGCTTGTGCCTTCACGCCGAGTTGAAGGTATCTTCGGCGCCTTCAAGATGTTCTCACGCCTTGTTCTTCAATCACTCATCCTTGGCTTTGGCGCCTATCTGGCCATCAATGAGCGGATCGACATCGGCATCGTTATTGGCCTGTCGATTCTTAGCGCGCGTGCCCTGTCTCCAATTGACGGCTTGGTCGGTGGATGGAGCAGTTTGCTTGAGGCCAAGGCCGCTGTCTCCCGGCTCGGCGAGAGCCTGAAAAAGCGCAATTCCGCCAAGCCCAAGCTGTCCCTGCCCCGGCCCTCAGGAAAGCTGACTGTGGAAGGCATTTGCTATGAGCCGGAAACCGCCGCACAGCCAATCCTCAATCAGATCAGCTTCACCGTTGAACCAGGCGAAACCCTTGCCATCATCGGTGCGACCACTGCCGGAAAATCCACGCTTCTGAAAATCCTCAGCGGCGAGCTTGCGCCCACCGACGGCACCATCCGCCTCGACGGCAATGAAATGCGCAACTGGAGCCGCGCCGAACTCGAGCTTTACACCGGCTACATGCCCCAGGAAGCTACACTGGTGGACGGCAGTGTGGCTGAAACCATCGCCCGCTTCGATCCCAACATGGATCCGAAAGTCGTTGTTCAGGCCGCGGCCTCCGCCGCCATGCATGAAATCATTCTTGGGTATCCTGAAGGCTACAACACAAGGATTGGCCCGCAAGGTCTCCCGCTTGCCGCCGGCCATCGCCAACTGATCGCGCTTGCACGCGCGCTTTATCGCCGTCCGGCAGTGCTTTTCCTCGATGAGCCCAACGCTAATCTCGATGGCGAGGGCGATCGCCGTCTTTCTGCCGTTCTTGCAGAGCAGAAAAAGCGCGGAACGACCGTCGTCCTGGTCACCCAGCGTCCAAGCATTCTGGAGCTTGCCGACCGTGTTCTCGTGCTGAACAAGGGCGAGATCCAGACCATTGGCGCCCCAGGAGAAGTCGTCAACCTGAAAAACCGACGGATCCAGTCCGCATAA
- a CDS encoding glycosyltransferase produces the protein MRAATLKTNKQQIDLPHVRFEKHREARENIHPALKRMESAVLTGQAAYSSLLTFRKQGWIPDIVCAHSAFGAGFFAKDVFPSAKYLSYNEWYFNQELTHEGRPVSEDEHDAFIRTRISNSALLIDLAAMDAGITPTQWQKLQFPDVFLPKINVLHDGVDTEFYQPANKTTVNLPGGGVLTNDDDVITYVARGMEPYRGFPQFMQAVAKVQKKNPNAHAIVVGNDRIAYGSKRKDGKTYKEFALKNYDLDLDRTHFTGLVNYDVLRAIFRISSVHVYLTVPFVLSWSMIEAMSTGCIILGSNTPPVQEVVQDEHNGLLVDLFDADMIAERILDTLKNNTKLSNIRKNARETVLQRYDAKNLLPCHRQMLVDLA, from the coding sequence ATGCGCGCAGCCACCTTGAAGACGAACAAGCAGCAGATTGATCTGCCGCACGTGCGTTTCGAAAAGCATCGCGAAGCCCGGGAGAACATTCACCCGGCGCTGAAGCGGATGGAAAGCGCTGTTCTGACAGGCCAGGCAGCTTACAGCTCACTGCTAACGTTTCGCAAACAAGGTTGGATTCCAGATATTGTCTGTGCGCATTCCGCCTTCGGCGCCGGTTTTTTCGCAAAGGACGTTTTTCCCTCGGCAAAGTACCTTTCCTACAACGAGTGGTACTTTAACCAAGAGCTCACCCATGAAGGTCGCCCGGTTTCTGAGGATGAGCACGATGCCTTCATACGAACACGGATATCAAACTCGGCACTGTTGATTGATCTGGCCGCCATGGATGCTGGCATTACGCCAACCCAATGGCAAAAACTGCAATTTCCAGACGTATTCCTGCCGAAGATCAATGTGCTTCACGACGGTGTAGACACTGAATTTTATCAGCCAGCGAATAAAACAACGGTGAACCTGCCAGGCGGCGGCGTTTTAACGAATGACGACGATGTCATAACGTATGTTGCAAGGGGAATGGAGCCCTATCGTGGTTTCCCGCAGTTCATGCAGGCCGTTGCGAAGGTTCAGAAGAAAAACCCGAACGCACATGCGATAGTCGTCGGAAACGACCGCATCGCCTACGGCAGTAAGCGTAAGGATGGTAAGACCTATAAGGAGTTCGCGCTCAAGAACTATGATCTGGATCTGGACCGCACCCATTTTACCGGGCTTGTCAATTATGACGTGCTACGCGCGATCTTCCGGATATCGAGCGTGCACGTGTACTTGACCGTTCCTTTTGTACTCTCATGGTCCATGATCGAGGCAATGTCGACCGGTTGCATTATCCTCGGCTCCAACACGCCACCTGTGCAGGAAGTTGTCCAGGACGAACACAATGGTTTGCTGGTCGATCTTTTTGACGCCGACATGATCGCTGAACGTATTCTCGATACGCTGAAGAACAATACTAAACTCTCGAATATCCGCAAAAATGCACGCGAAACAGTGCTGCAGCGCTACGATGCAAAGAACCTGCTTCCATGTCATAGGCAGATGCTTGTCGACCTGGCATGA